AATCAGTGATAATAATTTTAGGATAAACTACCTGGGGAAATTAAACTATAAATTATTGTTGTCTGTTATTTTACTGATGATAGGATATTATTTTTGGTATCAGAGTTCTATCGGAGTAATAACAGACAAGATTCCACTCCCTGAATTTTTAGAAGAAGTGTTTAAAGACATGGAGCTTCATCCCTATTCTGCAATTTTTTCTATTGCAGTAATAGCTCCTATTTATGAAGAAATATTTATGAGGGGAATTATTTTAGCAGGTTTATTGAATAGATATAATCCCAAGAAAGCTATAATCATTTCTGCATTAATTTTTGGGATATCGCATTTTAATGTTGTACAATCTGTTAATGCGATAGTAATAGGATTGATTTTAGGAATGATTTATTATAAAACCAACTCTTTGATCCTATGTATTGCTGTACATATGACCAACAATATATTTGCCATGATTATGGAGGGAGCGAAAGAATATATGGGATATTCTTCCAATATCATTTCATTTTTGGCAGGGGTAATAATATTCATAGGTTCAGCTCTGCTGTTCTTTCGATATCTCA
This is a stretch of genomic DNA from Psychrilyobacter piezotolerans. It encodes these proteins:
- a CDS encoding CPBP family intramembrane glutamic endopeptidase, which gives rise to MESQARESKFELSVLGAVWTIILYELIISALIWGPFSEIYDSISFGNMENTKEIIGILGNIILRIIIVILVVKKAKKISDNNFRINYLGKLNYKLLLSVILLMIGYYFWYQSSIGVITDKIPLPEFLEEVFKDMELHPYSAIFSIAVIAPIYEEIFMRGIILAGLLNRYNPKKAIIISALIFGISHFNVVQSVNAIVIGLILGMIYYKTNSLILCIAVHMTNNIFAMIMEGAKEYMGYSSNIISFLAGVIIFIGSALLFFRYLRESDENLKADKLYKKRRDLDEDTGKIKI